A genomic stretch from Candidatus Hydrogenisulfobacillus filiaventi includes:
- a CDS encoding Type II/IV secretion system protein TadC, associated with Flp pilus assembly — translation MHLNTQVQQRRRALLAELPEVFDLLATAMRAGLSFDAALRRIVSHLRGPAAEVFGRLVQQLQVGVGRQEALEEAARRTDLPLLTQFAAMVAQASATGGSLSDILEALARTGKAERLGRVREAAARLPVVLLFPMVAFILPALFIVLLGPAVMAILPRLGSL, via the coding sequence GTGCACCTCAACACCCAGGTGCAGCAGCGCCGCCGGGCCCTGCTGGCGGAGCTGCCGGAGGTGTTCGACCTCCTGGCCACGGCTATGCGGGCCGGCCTGTCCTTTGATGCCGCCCTGCGCCGCATCGTCTCCCATCTCCGGGGACCGGCGGCGGAGGTTTTCGGGCGGCTGGTGCAGCAGCTCCAGGTAGGGGTGGGCCGCCAGGAGGCACTGGAGGAAGCGGCCCGCCGGACCGACCTGCCGTTGCTCACCCAGTTCGCGGCCATGGTGGCCCAGGCCAGTGCCACCGGCGGCAGCCTGTCCGACATCCTGGAGGCGTTGGCCCGGACCGGCAAGGCGGAGCGCCTGGGGCGGGTCCGGGAGGCCGCCGCCCGCTTGCCGGTGGTGCTCCTCTTCCCCATGGTGGCCTTTATCCTGCCCGCCCTCTTCATCGTCCTGCTGGGTCCGGCGGTGATGGCCATCCTGCCCCGCCTGGGCAGCCTCTAA
- a CDS encoding membrane protein of unknown function (Evidence 5 : Unknown function), with translation MTSLLSAGLLAAALVGLFELAAFLRTQPGLPAWAGCLTGVAAAPLAWAAFARWGPLIPAASTWPVLVVAESFWLPPPCYAGSVALSLAGAAVTGGAARPATLGALALVAAGAGLPAWRHRVAAGAALTAAALTADGLLLGLPAGLEGALVALPVAAYVLAHRRRAEALRRARRAAEHDPVTDALTRAGLAEWRGQWRRPPSGSVVVLDPDDLRAVQETYGRATAEAVLAGAAFLLRHLLGPREVLARPAGDLLEVWSPAAQDSESARHLALRLHAAVSARPLPTPAGLVRCRWSAGWAAGALSEDLALEAERAAQAARLAGGGRVAGPPDAVPGPAAAGGPSWLVEAARALWQEWPVGAALTDPDGRVLTANPAFQARSGRSWPRLLGRALPEDLPLTPPQAVRVGDRLAAYWVTLAGAEAAPLLPAPAAALDWLARPGFAADPRWTVTPVFQAIVTLPAGQLLAFEALSLPVGTAVPWIPKPCSIRPPAWG, from the coding sequence ATGACCAGCCTGTTGAGTGCAGGCCTGCTGGCTGCGGCCCTGGTGGGCCTGTTCGAGCTGGCGGCCTTCCTGCGCACCCAGCCCGGCCTGCCGGCGTGGGCGGGGTGTCTCACGGGGGTGGCGGCCGCTCCGCTGGCGTGGGCGGCGTTTGCCCGCTGGGGGCCCCTGATCCCGGCCGCCTCCACTTGGCCGGTGCTGGTGGTGGCGGAGAGCTTCTGGTTGCCGCCGCCCTGTTATGCGGGTTCGGTGGCTCTGAGTCTGGCGGGGGCGGCGGTCACCGGGGGCGCGGCCCGGCCGGCCACCCTGGGGGCCCTGGCGCTGGTGGCCGCCGGCGCCGGGCTGCCGGCCTGGCGCCACCGGGTCGCCGCCGGAGCTGCCCTGACGGCGGCGGCGCTGACAGCGGACGGCCTCCTGTTGGGGCTGCCGGCCGGGCTGGAAGGGGCCCTGGTGGCGCTGCCGGTGGCAGCCTATGTGCTGGCCCACCGGCGGCGGGCGGAGGCCCTGCGCCGCGCCCGACGGGCGGCCGAGCATGATCCGGTGACCGATGCCCTCACCCGCGCCGGCCTGGCGGAATGGCGGGGGCAGTGGCGCCGTCCCCCCTCCGGGTCAGTGGTGGTGTTGGACCCCGATGACCTGCGGGCGGTGCAGGAGACCTACGGCCGCGCCACCGCGGAGGCGGTGCTGGCGGGGGCCGCCTTCCTCCTTCGGCACCTGCTGGGGCCGCGCGAGGTGCTGGCGCGGCCGGCGGGCGACCTACTAGAGGTATGGAGTCCGGCTGCGCAGGACAGCGAATCCGCTCGCCATCTCGCCTTGCGGTTGCATGCCGCCGTCTCCGCCCGGCCCCTGCCTACTCCGGCCGGGCTGGTCCGCTGTCGGTGGTCAGCCGGCTGGGCGGCCGGGGCCCTCAGTGAGGACCTGGCCCTGGAGGCGGAACGGGCCGCGCAGGCGGCGCGGCTGGCGGGCGGAGGACGGGTCGCCGGCCCGCCGGATGCGGTACCGGGCCCCGCAGCGGCGGGCGGGCCCAGCTGGCTGGTGGAGGCAGCCCGGGCCCTCTGGCAGGAGTGGCCGGTGGGGGCTGCCCTGACCGACCCGGACGGGCGGGTGCTGACCGCCAACCCCGCCTTTCAGGCCCGCAGCGGCCGCAGCTGGCCCCGGCTGCTGGGCCGCGCCCTGCCCGAGGACCTGCCCTTGACCCCGCCGCAGGCGGTGCGGGTGGGGGACCGCCTGGCGGCCTACTGGGTCACCCTGGCAGGAGCGGAGGCGGCACCGCTCCTGCCGGCCCCCGCCGCCGCCCTCGACTGGCTGGCCCGTCCGGGCTTCGCCGCCGACCCCCGCTGGACGGTCACCCCCGTGTTCCAGGCCATCGTCACCCTGCCCGCGGGCCAGCTGCTGGCCTTTGAAGCCTTGAGCCTCCCCGTTGGGACGGCCGTCCCCTGGATCCCGAAACCCTGTTCCATCAGGCCGCCGGCCTGGGGCTGA
- a CDS encoding protein of unknown function (Evidence 5 : Unknown function): protein MTGWNRFLGFLEWSDADAGVLAVLDWAALAGPYTDAFYARIRAVPELDHLVREHSSYERLAAAMQEYVRRLADPPVGEAYLERMRAVARVHGRVGLSPDWYLGAYRLLWEYALQAAWGRREAGLPAALAKRLTADLVLTISAYQELMEERNRELETARSLLSGAEQQLTAEAAELAAAATQARAAGGRMAQLLAAVAEEGRTVREQAQGAVTQADAGSRAMTVLGGQVAETRKTLEEVAAAEAAAALEAVRAALDQAVAAFTAVAGRLEESGRSIHELDAATGRLESQAGRVAALARQLTAPAGAGKEAMP from the coding sequence GTGACCGGTTGGAATCGTTTCCTGGGCTTTCTGGAGTGGAGCGACGCCGATGCCGGTGTGCTGGCCGTCCTGGACTGGGCGGCCCTGGCGGGGCCCTACACCGACGCCTTCTATGCGCGCATCCGGGCCGTGCCGGAGCTGGACCACCTGGTGCGGGAGCACAGCAGCTATGAGCGGCTGGCCGCGGCTATGCAGGAATATGTGCGCCGCCTGGCCGACCCGCCGGTAGGGGAGGCCTACCTCGAGCGCATGCGGGCGGTGGCGCGGGTGCATGGGCGGGTGGGGTTGAGCCCCGACTGGTACCTGGGGGCGTATCGCCTGCTCTGGGAATACGCCCTGCAGGCAGCCTGGGGCCGCCGGGAGGCTGGCCTGCCGGCCGCCCTCGCCAAACGGCTTACCGCCGACCTGGTCCTCACCATCAGCGCCTACCAGGAGCTGATGGAGGAGCGCAACCGGGAGCTGGAGACCGCCCGTTCCCTGCTGTCCGGGGCCGAACAGCAGCTTACCGCCGAAGCGGCGGAGCTGGCGGCGGCGGCGACGCAGGCCCGGGCCGCGGGGGGCCGTATGGCGCAGCTGCTGGCCGCCGTGGCGGAGGAAGGCCGGACGGTCCGGGAGCAGGCGCAGGGGGCCGTCACCCAGGCTGATGCCGGCTCCCGGGCCATGACGGTCCTGGGCGGGCAGGTAGCCGAAACCCGCAAGACGCTGGAGGAAGTGGCGGCGGCGGAGGCGGCTGCCGCGCTGGAGGCGGTGCGGGCGGCGCTGGACCAGGCGGTGGCCGCCTTTACCGCCGTCGCCGGGCGGCTGGAGGAGAGCGGGCGCAGCATCCACGAGCTGGATGCGGCCACCGGCCGTCTGGAGTCCCAGGCCGGGCGGGTGGCCGCTCTGGCGCGTCAGCTGACGGCCCCGGCCGGTGCTGGGAAGGAGGCCATGCCATGA
- a CDS encoding Signal transduction histidine kinase CheA, producing MRFQDVVWDSPEERRLFVEEATELCDTLEAGALSAAPDLGELFRAAHTLKGSGGLVGLDEWVAAVHALEDALDAARQGRRPWDGALQQAVLDTVDRLRAELAGAPAPAPAGPPPAPAAPATGPGPGLEPWRLTWDPATPLPGARAFQAWQAVAAQVPEVVSDPPPEALGEWAGGVQTLWLPAGLEAATVAGWLGDLEGLRDLQPPGVPQAAGQETVPAADPPAAAAPPARGARPGGRPGGTGTGTEGTIRVPARVLERILEGLGELMLDEAQLAHRLAGADSETKSLLGHLHQVALGLQDTTLRARMLPLDTLFRQYPRAVHDMARQLGKAIRLEVKGGETELDRLVMDRLQEPLLHLLRNACDHGLEDPDRRRRAGKPAEGTVRLEAYAAEGHVHILVADDGAGIAWERVREKAVARGWLAPDAPVDPELLTPFLFRAGFSTAAGVSALSGRGVGLDAVQAVLDSLHGTVTVESEPGRGTTFHLELPMTMAILSALLVETGPWVLGIPVLAVDRILETAEAPLDTVLGRPVLTEGRLPVPVYRLDALLGRPPAPEAPVPPLLVRIRDGRTQAAVWVDAVDGQQEVVVKPVPDIADLAPWMTGVALLGDGRLALMLDLRRLIPATRLEEGPAAEDRVLKAGTNQMELLVFRLSDGQRYGINVYKTREIVPGVPLTAVPGQHPWTLGLWRLRGESIPVVSLHKALDLPAPAVAPLFVVTEFNQTLQAFAVDAVDQIVRVSWEQVQPLPGLFAHSRAEQRRFTGLIDHPQLGVVQLIDFEQILAQMAPPEYPEPAPALGAGTGGRQVWLADDSAVARQQVAKALAPLGVQVHPFPDGQACREALEAAGEGGLPDLLVLDVEMPRLDGYTLSRLVKADPRLKAIPVLLHTSLSGHWHAERAGQVAADAIVTKFDPALLARTAQALLLHTGVPQAAQVGA from the coding sequence ATGCGGTTTCAGGATGTGGTCTGGGACAGCCCGGAGGAACGGCGCCTGTTCGTGGAGGAGGCGACCGAACTGTGCGACACCCTGGAGGCCGGGGCCTTAAGTGCGGCCCCGGACCTGGGGGAGCTGTTCCGGGCGGCGCATACCTTGAAGGGGTCGGGCGGGCTGGTGGGGCTGGACGAGTGGGTGGCGGCGGTGCATGCGCTCGAGGATGCGCTGGACGCCGCCCGGCAGGGCCGGCGGCCCTGGGACGGGGCGCTGCAGCAGGCGGTGCTGGACACGGTGGACCGGCTGCGGGCGGAACTGGCGGGGGCGCCGGCCCCGGCGCCCGCCGGGCCGCCCCCGGCCCCGGCGGCGCCGGCGACCGGGCCGGGCCCGGGGCTCGAACCCTGGCGCTTGACCTGGGACCCGGCCACGCCCCTGCCGGGGGCGCGGGCGTTTCAAGCCTGGCAGGCGGTGGCGGCGCAGGTGCCGGAGGTGGTGAGCGACCCGCCGCCGGAGGCGTTGGGGGAATGGGCCGGCGGGGTCCAGACCCTGTGGCTGCCGGCGGGCCTGGAGGCCGCCACCGTGGCGGGCTGGCTGGGGGACCTGGAGGGGCTGCGCGACCTGCAGCCGCCGGGTGTCCCCCAGGCGGCCGGGCAGGAGACGGTCCCGGCGGCGGACCCGCCGGCGGCGGCCGCGCCGCCCGCCCGCGGCGCCCGCCCCGGCGGGCGCCCGGGCGGGACGGGGACGGGGACGGAGGGGACCATCCGGGTGCCCGCCCGGGTGCTGGAGCGCATCCTGGAGGGGCTGGGCGAGCTGATGCTGGATGAGGCCCAGCTGGCGCACCGCCTGGCGGGGGCGGATAGCGAGACCAAAAGCCTGCTGGGACACCTGCACCAGGTGGCCCTGGGGCTGCAGGACACCACCCTGCGGGCGCGCATGCTGCCCCTGGACACCCTTTTCCGGCAGTACCCGCGGGCGGTGCATGACATGGCCCGCCAGCTGGGCAAGGCCATCCGCCTGGAGGTGAAAGGCGGGGAAACCGAGCTCGACCGGCTGGTGATGGACCGCCTGCAGGAGCCCCTGCTGCATCTGTTGCGCAACGCTTGCGACCACGGGCTGGAGGATCCCGACCGGCGGCGGCGGGCGGGCAAGCCGGCGGAAGGGACGGTGCGGCTGGAGGCCTATGCGGCCGAGGGGCATGTGCACATCCTGGTGGCGGATGACGGGGCCGGGATTGCCTGGGAGCGGGTGCGGGAGAAGGCGGTGGCGCGGGGCTGGCTGGCCCCGGACGCGCCCGTGGACCCGGAGTTGCTGACCCCCTTCCTGTTCCGGGCCGGGTTTTCCACCGCCGCAGGGGTGAGCGCCCTCTCGGGGCGGGGGGTGGGGCTGGACGCGGTGCAGGCGGTGCTGGACAGCCTGCACGGGACGGTGACGGTGGAGTCGGAGCCGGGCCGCGGCACCACCTTCCACCTGGAGCTGCCCATGACCATGGCCATCCTGTCCGCGCTGCTGGTGGAGACCGGCCCCTGGGTGCTGGGCATCCCGGTGCTGGCGGTGGACCGCATCCTGGAGACGGCGGAGGCGCCGCTGGACACCGTGCTGGGGCGGCCGGTGCTGACCGAGGGCCGGCTGCCGGTGCCGGTGTACCGGTTGGACGCGCTGCTGGGCCGCCCCCCGGCACCGGAGGCGCCGGTGCCGCCGCTTTTAGTGCGCATCCGGGACGGGCGCACCCAGGCGGCGGTGTGGGTGGACGCGGTGGACGGGCAGCAGGAGGTGGTGGTCAAACCCGTGCCGGACATCGCTGACCTGGCGCCGTGGATGACGGGGGTGGCGTTGCTGGGGGACGGGCGGCTGGCGCTGATGCTGGACCTGCGCCGGCTGATTCCCGCCACCCGGCTGGAAGAGGGGCCGGCGGCCGAGGACCGGGTGCTGAAGGCGGGGACCAACCAGATGGAGCTGCTGGTGTTCCGGCTCTCGGACGGGCAGCGGTACGGCATCAACGTCTATAAGACGCGGGAGATTGTGCCGGGGGTGCCGCTGACGGCGGTACCGGGGCAGCATCCCTGGACGTTGGGGTTATGGCGGCTGCGGGGGGAGAGCATCCCGGTGGTGAGCCTGCACAAGGCGCTGGACCTGCCGGCCCCGGCGGTGGCGCCGCTGTTTGTGGTGACCGAATTTAACCAGACCCTGCAGGCGTTTGCGGTGGACGCGGTGGACCAGATTGTGCGGGTCAGCTGGGAACAGGTGCAGCCGTTGCCGGGGTTGTTTGCCCACAGCCGGGCGGAGCAGCGGCGGTTTACGGGGCTGATTGACCATCCCCAGCTGGGGGTGGTGCAGTTGATTGATTTCGAGCAGATCCTGGCCCAGATGGCGCCGCCGGAGTACCCGGAGCCGGCGCCGGCGCTGGGGGCGGGGACCGGGGGCCGGCAGGTGTGGCTGGCGGACGATTCGGCGGTGGCGCGGCAGCAGGTGGCCAAGGCCCTGGCGCCCCTGGGGGTGCAGGTGCACCCCTTCCCGGACGGGCAGGCCTGCCGGGAGGCCCTGGAGGCAGCGGGGGAGGGCGGCCTGCCGGACCTGCTGGTGCTGGACGTGGAGATGCCGCGGCTGGACGGCTACACCTTAAGCCGGCTGGTGAAGGCGGACCCGCGCTTGAAGGCCATTCCGGTGCTGCTCCACACCTCGCTCTCCGGGCATTGGCATGCCGAGCGGGCGGGCCAGGTGGCGGCGGACGCCATCGTGACCAAGTTCGACCCCGCCCTCTTGGCGCGGACCGCCCAGGCGCTGCTGCTGCACACCGGGGTGCCGCAGGCGGCGCAGGTAGGGGCCTGA
- a CDS encoding protein of unknown function (Evidence 5 : Unknown function) has product MNVNPTTLNRPAEAGPLLEALAALVGPGRLVVEISEHVPADLPDGFWGRLRGLYPGVIWAQDDYGRGEADVLRLVSLDPDWVKLDRALVLAALAAPAGREWLAWFADWLQNRHGRHLIAEGVEEASQAEALAALGVGAAQGYLWGRPCACLRQARAAADTGAAG; this is encoded by the coding sequence GTGAATGTCAACCCCACCACCCTGAACCGCCCGGCTGAGGCAGGCCCCTTGCTGGAGGCGCTCGCCGCCTTGGTCGGGCCCGGCCGGCTGGTGGTGGAGATTTCGGAGCATGTGCCGGCCGACCTCCCGGACGGCTTCTGGGGCCGGCTGCGGGGGCTCTATCCCGGGGTGATATGGGCGCAGGACGACTACGGGCGCGGGGAGGCCGACGTGCTGCGGCTGGTGAGCCTCGACCCCGACTGGGTGAAGCTGGACCGCGCCCTGGTGCTGGCCGCCCTGGCGGCGCCCGCCGGCCGCGAGTGGCTGGCCTGGTTCGCGGACTGGCTCCAGAACCGTCATGGCCGGCACCTGATTGCGGAAGGGGTGGAGGAGGCGTCGCAGGCGGAGGCCCTGGCCGCCCTGGGGGTAGGGGCAGCCCAGGGGTACCTGTGGGGCCGGCCTTGTGCCTGCCTGCGCCAGGCCCGGGCGGCGGCGGACACCGGTGCCGCCGGTTAG
- a CDS encoding GCN5-related N-acetyltransferase, translating into MEIRPAVMHDVDAIYRLLEHYAKEGLLLPRSHLSLYQSLQCFSVAVDEHDQVLGAAALHILGQGLAEVRSLAVDPGHRGQGVGRALVEYVVALARRLEIGRVIALTYQTGFFDKCGFRIISKAALPQKVWKDCLNCHKFPVCDEVAMEIRPYRGTAAPGLEPEGEAEGGAEPIQPVFRLP; encoded by the coding sequence ATGGAGATTCGCCCGGCGGTCATGCACGACGTGGACGCCATTTACCGGTTGCTGGAGCATTACGCGAAGGAAGGGCTCCTCCTGCCCCGCAGTCACCTCTCCCTCTACCAGAGCCTGCAGTGCTTCTCGGTGGCGGTGGATGAGCACGACCAGGTACTGGGGGCTGCGGCCCTGCACATCCTGGGTCAGGGACTGGCGGAGGTGCGCTCGCTGGCGGTGGATCCCGGTCACCGCGGCCAGGGGGTGGGCCGGGCGCTGGTGGAGTATGTGGTGGCCCTTGCCCGCCGCCTGGAAATCGGCCGGGTCATCGCCCTCACCTACCAGACCGGGTTCTTTGACAAGTGCGGTTTCCGCATCATTTCCAAGGCGGCCCTGCCCCAGAAGGTGTGGAAGGATTGCCTGAACTGCCACAAGTTCCCCGTCTGTGACGAGGTGGCGATGGAGATCCGGCCCTACCGCGGCACCGCCGCTCCCGGCCTGGAGCCGGAGGGGGAAGCGGAGGGGGGCGCCGAACCTATCCAGCCCGTCTTCCGCCTCCCCTGA
- a CDS encoding conserved membrane protein of unknown function (Evidence 4 : Unknown function but conserved in other organisms) translates to MTIGRALTGTVVNLLVPGLGTLILGKWLQGLAQLGLLAAAWVVGFIGNIWPIRVLSFGLLGLLARGVRDVDWVWALVLGVLAIVGAGRTRRHQLP, encoded by the coding sequence ATGACCATCGGACGGGCCTTGACGGGGACCGTCGTGAATCTCCTGGTGCCCGGCCTCGGCACCCTCATCCTGGGCAAGTGGCTGCAAGGCCTAGCCCAGCTGGGGCTGCTGGCTGCGGCCTGGGTGGTAGGCTTCATCGGAAACATCTGGCCGATCCGGGTTCTGTCCTTCGGCCTACTGGGCCTCCTGGCCCGGGGGGTGCGGGATGTGGACTGGGTGTGGGCCCTGGTCCTGGGCGTGCTGGCCATCGTGGGTGCTGGGCGCACGCGCCGGCACCAGCTGCCCTAG
- the mtnE gene encoding Transaminase MtnE, translating into MGFEPARRMRRLPPQFFAGLVARANARAAAGRPVINLGQGNPDLPTPRYIVEALLAAGPDPRFHRYIGFRGLDTLKQAAAGWYRRRFGVELDPVREVAILIGTKVGLQEIALTLLNPGDRAVVPDPGYPDYWSGIALAGGELTPWRLEAARGFVPDLAALPAGARLVFVNSPQNPTGRLLPPAFYHGLIDRARREGFAVAHDIAYADLVFHGEAVSLLAMPGGREVGVEFFTLSKSYNMAGWRIGIAAGNPDLIALLEGLQDHLHTSQFGAVQMAAAAALNGDGQDVAALRATYRRRMQTFVEAAAATGWTVPPSEGTFFLWAPVPPDQSAAAWADRFLEEADVVVAPGTGFGAGGEGFVRISLTAPEADLAEAARRLGAVLQRG; encoded by the coding sequence ATGGGGTTTGAGCCTGCCCGGCGCATGCGCCGCCTGCCCCCTCAGTTCTTTGCCGGACTGGTGGCGCGGGCCAATGCCCGCGCCGCCGCCGGCCGGCCGGTGATCAACCTTGGCCAGGGCAATCCCGACCTACCCACGCCGCGCTATATCGTGGAGGCCCTGCTGGCCGCAGGGCCCGATCCGCGCTTTCACCGCTACATCGGCTTCCGGGGCCTGGACACCCTCAAACAGGCGGCCGCCGGCTGGTACCGGCGCCGCTTCGGGGTGGAGCTCGACCCCGTACGGGAGGTCGCCATCCTCATCGGCACCAAGGTGGGCCTGCAGGAAATCGCCCTCACCCTGCTCAATCCCGGTGACCGGGCGGTGGTGCCGGACCCCGGCTATCCGGATTACTGGTCAGGCATCGCCCTGGCCGGCGGCGAGCTCACCCCCTGGCGCCTGGAGGCCGCCCGCGGCTTCGTCCCGGACCTTGCCGCCCTGCCGGCGGGGGCCCGGCTGGTGTTCGTCAATTCCCCCCAGAACCCCACCGGCCGCCTGCTGCCCCCCGCCTTCTACCACGGCCTCATCGACCGCGCCCGCCGGGAGGGGTTTGCGGTCGCCCATGACATCGCCTACGCCGACCTGGTCTTCCACGGGGAGGCGGTCTCCCTGCTGGCGATGCCCGGCGGCCGGGAGGTGGGGGTGGAGTTCTTCACCTTGTCCAAATCGTACAACATGGCCGGCTGGCGGATCGGGATCGCAGCCGGCAATCCCGATCTCATCGCCCTGCTGGAGGGCCTCCAGGACCACCTCCATACCTCCCAGTTCGGGGCGGTACAGATGGCGGCCGCTGCCGCCCTCAACGGTGACGGGCAGGATGTGGCGGCCCTGCGCGCGACCTACCGCCGGCGGATGCAAACGTTCGTGGAGGCTGCGGCCGCGACCGGATGGACGGTTCCCCCCTCCGAGGGCACCTTCTTCCTGTGGGCACCGGTACCCCCGGACCAGAGCGCAGCCGCCTGGGCGGACCGCTTCCTGGAGGAGGCGGACGTGGTGGTGGCCCCCGGCACCGGCTTCGGGGCCGGCGGGGAGGGGTTTGTGCGCATCTCCCTCACCGCCCCCGAGGCCGACCTGGCGGAAGCCGCCCGCCGGCTGGGCGCGGTGTTGCAGCGGGGCTAG
- a CDS encoding CheW-like domain-containing protein: MNAGQPLLLCQIGPYRFGAPVDQVTELLAAPVATPLPRVPAVLRGIVVVRGQPLPLLALHPLVGLDPPERPALAVRWSDVEGHAALVAVDQVERLWTPEGPGLGPEAWLEAVPPALASWGTSGHLVEDHWVLVWPPDLPARILGAAAPAAEAVEAGHTEAVARR, translated from the coding sequence ATGAATGCAGGTCAGCCCTTACTGTTGTGCCAGATCGGGCCGTACCGGTTCGGGGCGCCGGTGGATCAGGTGACGGAGCTGCTGGCGGCGCCGGTGGCCACGCCGCTGCCGCGGGTACCGGCGGTGCTGCGGGGCATCGTGGTGGTGCGGGGCCAGCCGCTGCCGCTGCTGGCCCTGCATCCGCTGGTGGGGCTGGACCCGCCGGAGCGGCCGGCCCTGGCGGTGCGGTGGTCGGACGTGGAGGGGCACGCCGCGCTGGTGGCGGTGGATCAGGTGGAGCGGTTGTGGACCCCCGAGGGGCCGGGGCTGGGCCCGGAGGCCTGGCTGGAGGCGGTGCCTCCGGCCCTGGCCAGCTGGGGCACCAGCGGCCATCTGGTGGAGGACCATTGGGTGCTGGTGTGGCCGCCCGACCTGCCGGCCCGCATCCTGGGCGCGGCGGCGCCGGCGGCGGAGGCGGTGGAGGCGGGGCACACCGAGGCGGTGGCCCGCCGCTGA
- a CDS encoding Universal stress protein — MFKSLLLPTDGSPAAEVAVRYGLDLAKALGGRVTLLTAVDLSPYVLDGGEGYLPELLEELTAEARDTLERAKALAAQAGVEAEAKLVQDRAVGSICREAAGHDLIVLGSHGRGGLVGLILGSVAWGVVRQGKVPLLLVRPDHQWTGAPRSFLLPVDGSPPSVRAVDRGLELAKALGAEVTFLHVLPPAHTRARTRWQEAVRETGRKALEAAMAAATAAGVPAHTRQEDGQPADVILQRSGDYDLLVMGTHGRGVSELWLGSVTQHVVVQASHPVLVVRP; from the coding sequence ATGTTCAAGTCCTTGCTGCTGCCCACCGACGGCAGTCCCGCTGCCGAGGTCGCGGTCCGCTACGGGCTCGACCTGGCCAAGGCTCTGGGCGGGCGGGTGACCCTGCTCACCGCCGTCGACCTCAGCCCCTACGTCCTGGATGGGGGCGAGGGGTACCTGCCGGAACTGCTGGAGGAACTGACCGCGGAGGCGCGCGATACCCTGGAGCGGGCCAAGGCCCTGGCCGCGCAGGCCGGCGTGGAGGCCGAGGCCAAGCTGGTGCAGGACCGGGCGGTGGGGTCCATCTGCCGGGAGGCGGCCGGGCATGACCTCATCGTGCTGGGGTCCCATGGCCGCGGCGGCCTGGTCGGCCTCATCCTGGGGTCGGTGGCCTGGGGCGTGGTCCGCCAGGGCAAGGTTCCGCTGCTGCTGGTGCGGCCCGATCATCAATGGACGGGCGCGCCCCGCTCCTTCCTGCTGCCGGTGGACGGCAGCCCGCCCAGCGTGCGGGCGGTGGACCGCGGGCTGGAACTGGCCAAGGCTCTGGGCGCGGAGGTTACCTTCCTGCACGTGCTGCCGCCGGCCCACACCCGGGCCCGCACCCGCTGGCAGGAGGCGGTACGCGAAACCGGACGCAAGGCACTGGAGGCCGCCATGGCCGCCGCCACCGCGGCCGGTGTGCCCGCCCATACCCGGCAGGAGGACGGCCAGCCGGCTGACGTCATCCTGCAACGGTCCGGGGACTATGACCTGCTGGTCATGGGCACCCACGGGCGGGGGGTCTCGGAACTGTGGCTGGGGTCGGTGACCCAGCACGTGGTGGTGCAGGCCAGCCATCCGGTACTAGTGGTGCGGCCCTGA
- a CDS encoding protein of unknown function (Evidence 5 : Unknown function) — MAQGPEEERRTREEIRAIIRAHRELGPAYEDQLVDQLLGVLQSRRPAGEPGPRRRSRGLAVLTLVLSVPLMGVAGRDAGALGVLGVLLLDAWALYWPGRSPG; from the coding sequence TTGGCGCAGGGACCGGAGGAGGAGCGCCGCACCCGGGAGGAGATCCGGGCCATCATCCGGGCGCACCGCGAGTTGGGTCCGGCCTACGAGGACCAGCTGGTGGACCAGTTGCTGGGGGTGCTGCAGTCCCGGCGGCCAGCCGGGGAGCCGGGTCCGCGCCGCCGCTCCCGGGGGCTGGCGGTGCTGACCCTGGTGCTATCCGTTCCCCTGATGGGGGTCGCCGGCCGGGATGCCGGGGCCCTGGGTGTGCTGGGTGTGCTACTCCTCGACGCCTGGGCGTTGTACTGGCCGGGGCGCTCCCCCGGCTAG